The Gossypium raimondii isolate GPD5lz chromosome 2, ASM2569854v1, whole genome shotgun sequence genome segment CCGTCCACCATGTGGAAAAAGCTTACATAGATTGATGTACTAGCGCGGCTTAAACAAATTAGATAGTACAGTTTTAAAGACAAAACTGTCTATTgcttaattatattaatgtaataatacTCCACTATAGTTTAACAGTGGAGAGCCTGCTGCAAATTGGTCTCAAGTAACTATTTGGCTTTAACTGTAAACATATAGAACTTATTGTCTAAATTAGTAATCAACTTGGAATCTTCTTCTTCAGCCTAGATAGCCATGCAATCAAAATGCAAGTCTTTGAAGTCATTGTTGTTTAATTTGCATGCTTGTGCACTGTCGTGGTTATAGTCAGTGAAGCCCATAATTAATCAAAAAGAGAAGGGCACCAACCAAAGAGAGTGTCACCTCCACTTTACATTTCTTTATACTAAAGAAATAATCTTGGGTTTGTCTTGGTTGATCAAGTCAAAAACCAAGCAAATGATGAGCACCAATTCAAAGTTAAAACCCCTCCACTTAGAGAAGAATAATTCGTTATATATTAAGAATCTTTGCAAAAAagggcttaatttttttttcttaatggtTGGTTCCTGAATCTGAGGAAGTCCCCATCCTCTGGTAATAACCCTTTGAAAGACTGCTAGTAACTTTTTTAACCCTTTGTAAAGCCGAAACAAGggaacaaaatatatatatttgattcccTGCCATGCCAGGCCATGCTAGGCTGTGCAGTTtgtaattgttaaaaataattaaatcaattccgAGAAGAAGGAATCTTCCATGCATATATTCTTCTGATTCTTACTAATAACTGTTATACGTACTGATGACATATATACTTCACATATACATTAATTCGTATACTATGCACTGAAGACTACACAATTTTTGTTCTCTATTCTTTTACTTGCTTTCTGTGTCCTACgatgttcatattttttctGTTGCGACATAAATTAATCCTAAGGTTCCTTTTAGATACAATTGAATCTGtgtttaagataaaaataattactactGAATCATTGAGTGGTATTTGAATAACATCAGTGAAGTGAGATTGAAGAAACCCACCTCAGATTTTTCACCGGAGTTCTAGCCTCCAGTGTAGTGAGTTAATAAACTTTTAGCCTTACTTTTCACCATGTTTTTTTTATCCGAAGGTGTTAGAAGTGTTTAAAtaactattaattaaaatatttttaacttctaagtctttttactatttaaaattttgtccttttactttttttctaagaatttagtttttctatttttcgaATTTAAACATTCTGATCCAATTGTttacattgttaaaattattccaTTAAATTCGATGGTGTAatcttttgaaataaaaattactcaCTTGATAGTCCTATAACAAAAAAGGATGTTGTAATACATcgaatttaaccaaaaaattaacAGTATTAACAAATTCActtgcatttttaaataaaaaaagtaaagggattaaatttataaaaataaaagtaaaaagactaaatttcaaatgtacaaAAGTACATGGACTTGAAGcatttttaacctaaaatacacaataaataattacatcaataataacaaaaaaatttatgatatgtattattattttttagcaatatataaagtaaaaaatacaGGACTTGGAGATTTTTTATTCCTATCTCATCATTAATAGTTGCTTTTGAATCTAAACACATAATCAATTACTGATTTGAATCTCATTACTACAATATCTCATCACTACAACAACTAGTCTCACCACCATTACTATTTTTAACCTTATCGAAGTCAATCTCATTGTCCAATATCCAAAAGGGACCTAAACATAAACCCCAAATCCTTCATTTGAACTTGATGCAAGAGGCCAACTGAGCATCAGCGTTATTGTCAGTGCATGAGGAGGTAGGTTCGAATGCACTGAAGCatatttatcttcttatttaatagttgagaaggaattataaatagttttaaacattgtataaaaaaattatgcgagatattaaaaaaaaattaagaattttgaaCTGCGGCTGTCTTCAATTATATAACCAAGTTGATAATTCTTTTCTCTAACCCCTAGGTCGAGGAGTGGATCTTTAGGTCACAAAATGGTCACATTCATATCTGATATTTGCTTGAGATCATATAATATATGCTGATAGCATAGCAGATTATTGCACATTGTATTGAATGTATATACTAATATTTGATTCATGGATTTTGACTCAGTTAACTAGCTACTTAATGAAGGTCGATTAAACATAAACTTTATGCTAAATAAGTGTTATTTCCCATTTTAGAACAGAAAACGAGTAAAGTATTTGTGATGTTTCTTTATTGCAGtggataaattaaattttctatttttaaataaattaattttatatttacattattgaaatgaatcaaataaatttagggtttaaaagattacaagatttttttttgcacaagtaaaatattttattttcaaaatcatacaaacttttaaattataattttattaaactgataaatgacaatttttaaataataaatattatttatgtggAAATTTAGTCATATATGACTCTTTTAATATTACAGagaatgagaataaattaatttattggaaAATGAACTTATACCACTATCACTCATTCGTCGATCTTTTGAATCATGCAGTTGAGCTTGAAAAAACCCTTGAATTTCATTGCCTAATTGACTTCACTAACAATATTTTgcatacatttttttttttctagatttgAGCATTTAACAGACAAAGTACAAATGATCAATTTCCCATTTCCAAACAACACTCAAACCTAATTTACCTCAAACTGAAATTGAAACCAAACACATGTCAAATAATAGAGAAACCTAACCAGGATGAACTCTTCTACTGTCACCATGCACGATGGTGATGAAACACTTCGTTTTTTAACCTAGTTTTGAAGGGAATGGCCAACTCCCGGACTGTGGCCAGGAGCTGTAGGCCTGAAATCGTTTGCATTTTTGGGTGGCGGGGTTTCAGTTGCTCCGACAACCACACTCGGTGTTGGTGGTGAAGGTGGAGCTAGAGACTGCGTGTTGGCAACAACAGCTTTATTGCCTTCAGTCCCTGTTTCCTTCTGATCCAATATCAAAGGCCTTCCTACAATGCACTGAATTTGCAGGAAGGAAACAAGCAAAAGGAGAACAAGAAAGGAGAGTTGCTTGTTTTGTGCcataatttgaattgttttgtGAATCTATATATGATCTAAAGGGAGAGAAGATATAGCCAAGCAATAGCTTAAAAAAACTTGCTTGATATATCGAAAACTAGGGACGAAGACACTAGACTAGCAACTCTGCCTATGAACCACTTCCCCATATTGCTATTTATAGAAGATTTCAAAGCTTGGGAGAGCAAGTTGTCAACAGTATTTCAACATAATTTATGTTATGTGGGAATTacgaaaaagaaaactaataatacaataataaataaagaaggtGGCAACTAGTTATTAGTTTAGTGATAAATGAATTGTGAGTTCCAAGTTTAAGGTTTCAGCCATGTTACTTTCTCATAGAATTTATAtacttcaataaaattaaaatgattaatatatgatGCAGTGCATAGGTTTCACATACCATTAGCTAATAATACAATAACTAATCTTCATTGGagtaaaatcaaacatattgaaggacttaaaataaatactatattaactttatttaacataattgaatataaattttaattttttctttttgttt includes the following:
- the LOC105789770 gene encoding precursor of CEP5 is translated as MAQNKQLSFLVLLLLVSFLQIQCIVGRPLILDQKETGTEGNKAVVANTQSLAPPSPPTPSVVVGATETPPPKNANDFRPTAPGHSPGVGHSLQN